One window from the genome of Chroococcidiopsis sp. TS-821 encodes:
- a CDS encoding helix-turn-helix domain-containing protein: MSSRLEALSKDANDPFVSHLDLLPAAFKELGIAAQELQVAAQELHKQQQELMAAQAIITAERQRYYDLFDFGFECYIVTDTKGTIREVNRAVTLLFELSSEELIGKLLTDLLTEESRQHFNYNLARKYQNKLTPPFKVSFQLPSGKRLYDVDISYMAIRDEREQIVGLRWLLRENTLQRQSTLSSNGNDEVVSDRLKDRYYKGEIIPINHQEIYQVCQGVVKLSTMSDTGEEVLVGLASSSMPFGGSITSLNIYQATALTNNVELIRFPLTKWLDCPSRVQKLIPQLTSRLRQTELLLHISGQRRVKHRLHYLLQFLKQEIGQTVPQGTRLSVRFTHEELASACCATRVTTTRQLNKLREQGIISVDDEHHIILLN, from the coding sequence ATGTCTTCTCGACTAGAAGCATTGTCCAAAGATGCTAATGACCCTTTTGTTTCTCATTTGGACTTACTACCAGCAGCGTTTAAGGAACTTGGGATAGCAGCACAAGAACTGCAAGTTGCTGCCCAAGAACTACACAAACAGCAGCAAGAATTAATGGCAGCACAAGCGATCATAACTGCGGAACGCCAGCGTTACTATGATTTATTCGATTTTGGGTTTGAATGTTACATTGTAACCGATACCAAAGGCACAATTCGAGAAGTTAATCGCGCGGTGACGTTACTGTTTGAACTTTCTTCAGAAGAACTGATTGGAAAGCTTTTAACTGATTTACTTACCGAAGAAAGTCGTCAACATTTTAACTATAATCTAGCAAGAAAGTACCAAAATAAATTAACTCCACCATTTAAAGTAAGCTTTCAACTACCCAGTGGCAAGCGCTTGTATGATGTAGATATCAGTTACATGGCAATTCGTGATGAACGCGAACAAATAGTAGGTTTGCGTTGGCTGCTGCGCGAAAATACATTACAGCGACAATCGACATTATCTTCAAACGGTAATGATGAGGTGGTGAGCGATCGCCTCAAGGATCGGTATTACAAAGGGGAAATTATTCCTATTAATCATCAAGAAATTTATCAAGTTTGCCAAGGAGTCGTTAAATTAAGTACGATGAGCGATACTGGTGAAGAAGTCCTTGTCGGATTAGCCAGTTCATCAATGCCGTTTGGGGGAAGCATTACTTCGCTCAATATTTATCAAGCAACAGCGCTCACAAACAACGTTGAGTTGATACGCTTTCCTTTAACAAAGTGGCTTGATTGTCCATCTAGAGTGCAAAAATTAATTCCTCAATTGACTTCTCGCCTTCGTCAAACAGAGTTATTATTACACATTTCTGGTCAACGACGGGTAAAACATCGCTTGCATTATCTTTTACAGTTTCTCAAACAAGAAATCGGTCAAACTGTGCCGCAAGGAACGCGTTTAAGTGTGCGTTTTACACATGAAGAACTGGCGAGTGCGTGTTGTGCAACCCGCGTGACGACGACTCGCCAACTCAACAAACTGCGAGAGCAAGGAATAATCTCGGTTGATGACGAGCATCATATTATTTTATTGAATTAA
- a CDS encoding iron-containing redox enzyme family protein, with protein MISRKNGYKSKARIKKQILARKYNQTEQQLNALIKLEELDERIQAQPWMVSEFEQVLEHAIAAAYQSTTSCALAQHFLQRLLYRINRLKLFWYDNLRHYANERSIYLHLCREKIETAWQQWELANIDVLELQTLDVQKSLLVWANSDRDLCETAQARYLQQKMTDAEYYKLLAIASFETVQARNKVFRTLTNAVNEVESTLTQLLLKDYSRSYFSTQHSTLLAQMLNELQLDSLPEAYFKIIPYEVLVCANYNFLLTDCKRLFLRCIGGLVYSEIAKSTMYKHYLVAAQQLGLSATKSYWEQYVTEDECYKHRMLEEVALPLVEKYPASAWELLLGYAQQKQIHQRASAATIKFCRESSNDVVY; from the coding sequence ATGATTTCTCGTAAAAACGGCTATAAATCAAAAGCTAGAATCAAAAAACAAATACTCGCAAGAAAATATAATCAGACTGAGCAGCAACTCAATGCACTTATCAAATTAGAAGAATTAGATGAGCGAATCCAGGCACAACCTTGGATGGTGAGTGAGTTTGAGCAAGTTTTGGAACACGCGATCGCCGCAGCGTATCAATCAACAACGAGTTGCGCATTAGCTCAACATTTCTTACAGCGTTTGCTATATCGTATTAATCGATTAAAGCTGTTTTGGTATGATAATTTACGGCATTACGCAAACGAGCGGTCAATTTACCTGCATTTGTGCCGTGAAAAAATAGAAACGGCTTGGCAACAGTGGGAACTTGCCAACATTGATGTGTTAGAACTGCAAACGCTAGACGTTCAAAAAAGCCTACTCGTGTGGGCTAATAGCGATCGCGACTTGTGTGAAACTGCACAAGCACGCTACCTACAGCAAAAGATGACTGATGCTGAATATTATAAATTGCTGGCGATCGCATCTTTCGAGACGGTGCAAGCAAGAAACAAGGTTTTTCGCACGCTTACGAATGCTGTTAACGAGGTTGAGTCAACGTTAACACAACTCTTGCTCAAAGATTATAGCCGCAGTTACTTCAGCACTCAGCATTCGACATTGTTGGCGCAAATGTTAAATGAGTTACAGCTAGACAGTCTCCCCGAAGCCTACTTCAAGATTATCCCCTATGAAGTGCTTGTATGTGCCAATTACAACTTTCTCCTAACCGACTGCAAGCGTTTGTTTCTCCGCTGCATCGGCGGTTTGGTTTATTCAGAAATTGCTAAATCGACAATGTACAAACATTACTTAGTCGCAGCACAACAACTAGGGCTATCAGCTACCAAGAGTTATTGGGAACAGTACGTTACAGAAGATGAATGCTACAAACACCGGATGCTAGAAGAAGTGGCTTTACCGTTAGTAGAAAAATATCCTGCAAGCGCGTGGGAGTTGCTACTGGGGTATGCGCAACAGAAGCAAATTCACCAGCGTGCGAGTGCGGCGACAATAAAGTTCTGTCGAGAATCCAGCAATGATGTCGTATATTAG
- a CDS encoding DUF4383 domain-containing protein, translating to MANKQNFWSGLQNQVDSTKIRYFALITGILFLLLGIAGFVPGLVSLPAGAPNVAVDAPRLSLDSGYGYVLGLFPTNSLHNVVHIVVGLLGIAAYTSASGALTFTRGYAIAYALIALMGLFPFSNTTFGLMPIYGNNVWLNGITAAIAAYLGFSKPSETSVSSTSTNVDSGSSTVQSNN from the coding sequence ATGGCTAACAAACAAAATTTTTGGAGTGGACTGCAAAATCAAGTCGATAGTACAAAAATCCGTTATTTCGCGTTGATTACAGGAATTCTTTTTCTACTATTAGGAATAGCGGGCTTTGTGCCAGGGCTTGTTTCGCTACCAGCAGGTGCGCCTAACGTTGCTGTTGATGCACCGAGATTATCTCTTGATAGTGGATACGGCTATGTTCTCGGTTTATTTCCTACCAATTCCTTACACAACGTGGTTCACATTGTTGTAGGGTTATTAGGAATTGCAGCATACACCAGTGCTAGCGGTGCGCTGACATTCACGCGCGGTTATGCGATCGCCTACGCGCTAATCGCGTTGATGGGCTTGTTTCCCTTTTCCAACACAACATTTGGTTTAATGCCTATCTATGGAAATAACGTGTGGTTGAACGGAATTACTGCGGCGATCGCTGCTTATCTTGGATTTAGTAAACCATCCGAGACAAGTGTTTCATCTACCTCTACTAATGTAGATTCTGGTTCATCAACTGTGCAATCCAACAATTAG
- the crtO gene encoding beta-carotene ketolase CrtO, whose protein sequence is MQVYDVIIIGAGHNALVCAAYLLKAGYSVVLLEKNSIPGGAATTQEIMPESAPGFQFNPCAIDHIFIHLGPVVRELELYKYGLEYLYCDPIAFCPHPDGKYFLAHRSVEKTCAEIEQFSPRDAKQYAEYIDFWQRVTQMVIPIFNAPPKSIIDMAGNYDAGKIKEMLSLMGPPDQTLNLMRSLFTSAKDIIEEYFDAEFLKAPLARMAGELSTPPSQKTSAIGSIMMAMRHNPGVSRPKGGTGALTQALVTAVKDLGGDIFTDQHVEQVLIDNGRAVGVRVANQQEFRANRGVISSIDAKRLFLQLIDKSDADAADPQLRSTISRRIVHNNESILKIDCALAEPPRFRAHHHTDDYLVGSVLIADSVNHVEVAHSDCTVGKIPDADPSMYLVVPTVLDPSMAPPGKHTLWIEFFAPYQIAGSEGTGLDGTGWTDELKHKVADRVLDKLADYTPNLKKATIARHVESPAELAKRLGVLEGNYYHLDMTFDQMMFFRPIPELANYKTPIEGLFLTGAGTHPGGAISGIPGRNCARVFLQTQQPIRQTFTDAADALKSRVKSLFRLS, encoded by the coding sequence ATGCAAGTTTACGATGTTATTATTATTGGTGCAGGACATAATGCTTTAGTCTGTGCAGCGTATCTATTAAAAGCAGGATACAGCGTTGTTTTATTAGAGAAAAATTCAATTCCAGGAGGCGCAGCAACAACACAAGAAATTATGCCCGAATCGGCTCCTGGTTTTCAATTTAATCCTTGTGCTATTGACCATATTTTTATTCATTTAGGTCCCGTTGTTAGAGAATTAGAACTTTATAAATACGGCTTAGAATATCTATACTGCGACCCGATCGCTTTTTGCCCGCATCCGGATGGTAAGTATTTCCTAGCTCATCGTTCAGTTGAAAAAACTTGTGCTGAAATCGAACAGTTTAGCCCTCGTGATGCTAAACAATATGCAGAATATATCGATTTTTGGCAGCGGGTCACGCAAATGGTTATCCCGATATTTAATGCGCCGCCAAAGTCAATTATCGATATGGCAGGCAATTACGATGCTGGCAAAATCAAAGAGATGTTGTCTTTGATGGGACCTCCCGATCAAACACTAAACTTGATGCGATCGCTCTTTACCAGCGCCAAAGACATCATCGAAGAATATTTTGACGCCGAATTTCTCAAAGCACCGCTAGCCAGAATGGCGGGGGAACTCAGTACACCACCGTCGCAAAAAACGAGTGCGATCGGCTCAATAATGATGGCAATGCGCCACAATCCTGGTGTGAGTCGTCCCAAAGGTGGTACAGGGGCGCTGACTCAAGCTTTAGTTACAGCAGTAAAAGACCTTGGCGGTGACATCTTTACCGATCAACACGTCGAACAAGTCTTAATTGATAATGGACGCGCCGTCGGCGTTCGCGTCGCCAACCAACAAGAATTTCGCGCAAATCGCGGTGTCATTTCGAGTATTGACGCCAAGCGCTTATTTTTGCAACTGATCGACAAAAGTGATGCTGATGCTGCCGATCCGCAGTTGCGTTCTACCATATCGCGTCGCATCGTCCACAACAACGAATCAATTCTGAAAATTGACTGTGCGCTTGCAGAACCGCCGCGCTTTCGCGCGCATCACCACACGGACGACTATTTAGTTGGTTCGGTACTTATTGCAGATTCAGTGAATCACGTCGAAGTTGCACACAGCGACTGTACTGTAGGCAAAATTCCTGATGCCGATCCTTCAATGTATCTAGTTGTTCCTACTGTCCTCGATCCTTCAATGGCACCACCTGGTAAACATACGTTGTGGATCGAGTTTTTCGCCCCGTATCAAATTGCCGGATCAGAAGGTACAGGCTTAGACGGTACAGGTTGGACAGACGAACTTAAACATAAAGTCGCCGATCGCGTTCTTGATAAACTCGCCGACTATACACCCAACTTGAAGAAAGCAACGATCGCCCGACACGTAGAAAGTCCTGCGGAATTGGCAAAGCGTCTCGGAGTCTTAGAAGGAAATTACTATCACCTCGACATGACGTTCGACCAAATGATGTTTTTCCGCCCGATTCCAGAACTTGCTAACTACAAAACTCCCATTGAAGGCTTATTCCTCACAGGTGCAGGTACGCATCCTGGCGGTGCCATTTCTGGTATTCCTGGACGTAATTGCGCGCGTGTCTTTTTGCAGACACAACAACCAATAAGACAAACATTCACCGATGCGGCGGATGCGCTCAAATCAAGAGTCAAATCTTTGTTCAGACTTTCTTGA
- a CDS encoding MotA/TolQ/ExbB proton channel family protein, producing MAKTLFNPKLLSTPRTRERQELTIQLPLAIAAAFAVTILIYIFLLPLRTSYLGNLLYNRGLTQPFTIFLACIVAAFTTLKFIKLKKEFLALNQDCVPTHISLEDPQAPQVAKLQQNLAYTKSLIATRCSRVLAVYLQSGDRKTVTEFALDDSTFYMAALEASYSVPRILVWAIPILGFIGTVIGISNAVSGFSGFLSEAADIEQIKQGIGTVTNGLAIGFDTTLLALCLSVLVMIPLVFAERLESRLLLAIDIYINDKVLSKLRDTAANWDERAIYKTVKNALQDSLPSPEALVQPAHTYAKQAATALAKGFLVEIGKVQGVSTQLIEKMGEVSQVALQDRQEFLTFFEQQRQISHTTFTDLISEFQEVNSQLLTEVKASNSAVADSLTQQANQLSMRLEQAAKALDKRIAALEQCATQVSEIAKLQQSLEQTVHSLEQTAQLEHVLVGVRERLTQLTPILEQLNRPRRITLVERDDRSLDVHA from the coding sequence ATGGCAAAAACCTTATTTAATCCTAAACTTTTATCAACACCCCGTACCAGAGAGCGACAAGAATTAACAATACAATTACCTCTAGCCATAGCTGCTGCTTTCGCTGTTACAATTTTAATTTATATATTTTTACTTCCTCTACGTACTTCTTATTTAGGAAATCTCCTTTATAATAGAGGACTAACTCAACCTTTTACTATCTTTTTAGCGTGTATAGTTGCAGCCTTCACAACGCTCAAATTCATTAAACTAAAAAAAGAATTTCTAGCACTTAACCAAGATTGCGTTCCAACACATATTTCATTAGAAGATCCTCAAGCACCACAAGTAGCGAAGCTACAGCAAAATCTAGCTTACACAAAAAGCTTAATTGCTACGCGTTGCAGTCGGGTACTAGCAGTTTATTTACAATCAGGCGATCGCAAAACCGTAACTGAGTTTGCTTTAGACGATTCAACCTTCTACATGGCTGCATTAGAAGCGTCTTATTCAGTTCCGCGAATTCTAGTTTGGGCTATTCCTATCTTAGGATTTATTGGCACAGTTATCGGTATTAGTAATGCTGTTAGTGGTTTCTCTGGATTTTTGTCAGAAGCAGCGGATATTGAACAGATTAAGCAGGGAATAGGAACAGTAACTAATGGGCTTGCTATTGGTTTTGACACAACCTTACTTGCTCTTTGTTTGAGCGTTTTGGTTATGATTCCTTTAGTTTTTGCTGAAAGGCTTGAATCGCGGCTACTGTTGGCAATTGATATTTATATTAACGATAAAGTCTTATCTAAACTCCGCGATACTGCTGCTAATTGGGATGAACGTGCTATTTATAAAACAGTTAAAAATGCACTTCAAGATAGTCTCCCTAGTCCAGAAGCTTTAGTTCAACCAGCACATACATATGCTAAACAAGCAGCGACAGCATTAGCGAAAGGATTTCTGGTTGAAATTGGTAAAGTTCAAGGTGTGAGTACTCAGTTAATAGAAAAAATGGGTGAAGTAAGTCAAGTCGCTCTACAAGATCGACAAGAGTTTCTTACTTTTTTTGAGCAACAACGTCAGATAAGTCATACAACTTTTACAGATTTAATTAGCGAATTTCAAGAGGTAAATTCACAACTATTAACCGAAGTTAAAGCGAGTAATTCAGCAGTAGCTGATAGCTTAACTCAACAAGCTAATCAACTGAGTATGCGTTTGGAGCAAGCAGCGAAAGCCCTTGATAAGCGAATTGCTGCTTTAGAACAATGTGCAACTCAAGTTTCAGAAATAGCTAAACTTCAGCAAAGTTTAGAGCAGACAGTACATTCACTAGAACAAACCGCGCAATTAGAACACGTTCTAGTTGGTGTTAGAGAAAGGTTAACGCAACTAACTCCGATTTTAGAGCAATTAAATCGTCCGCGTCGCATCACTTTAGTAGAGCGGGATGATAGGAGTTTAGACGTTCATGCGTAG
- a CDS encoding AAA family ATPase produces MSFHDEFELLLRARYSLIYIPTFEEERVELAVREVAQRQGNRAIYIWDFVDGYTANPNDAGFGRRNPLQALELVEKLPVSAPAVFILRDFHRFLEDVSICRKLRNLAKLLKSQPKNIVILSPKVAIPEDLSEVLTVLEFPLPAAPEIKAEIERLFAATGQSLTGKVLDELVRSCQGLSMERIRRVLARAIATHGQIQPEDVELVLQEKRQTIRQTQILDFYPATEKISDIGGLDNLKDWLLRRGGAFTERARTYGLPHPRGLLLVGIQGTGKSLTAKAIAHHWHLPLLRLDVGRLFGGLVGESESRTRQMIQVAEALSPCILWIDEIDKAFAGIGGKGDAGTTSRVFGTFITWLAEKTSPVFVVATANDIQSLPPEMLRKGRFDEIFFVGLPTQEERKAIFTVHLSRLRPHNIKNYDIERLAYETPDFSGAEIEQTLIEAMHIGFSQNRDFTTDDILEAASQIIPLARTAQEQIEFLQEWAAAGKARLASKHSTLSNRIQRQLQ; encoded by the coding sequence ATGAGCTTCCACGATGAGTTTGAACTGCTACTGCGCGCCCGTTACTCTTTGATTTATATTCCCACCTTTGAAGAAGAACGTGTCGAACTAGCAGTTCGGGAAGTAGCACAGCGTCAAGGCAATCGGGCGATTTATATTTGGGACTTTGTAGATGGATACACCGCGAATCCCAATGATGCAGGTTTTGGTCGTCGTAACCCGCTACAGGCATTGGAGTTAGTTGAAAAACTCCCCGTATCAGCACCTGCGGTATTTATTTTGCGCGACTTCCATCGCTTTTTAGAAGATGTGTCGATTTGCCGGAAGCTGCGTAATTTAGCAAAACTGTTGAAGTCTCAACCTAAGAACATTGTCATCCTATCGCCAAAAGTAGCGATCCCTGAAGATTTAAGCGAAGTTTTAACTGTTTTAGAGTTTCCGCTACCCGCAGCACCCGAAATTAAAGCAGAAATCGAGCGGTTGTTCGCAGCCACAGGACAATCACTCACTGGGAAAGTACTTGATGAATTAGTGCGTTCGTGTCAAGGGCTATCGATGGAACGCATTCGGCGCGTTCTAGCACGGGCGATCGCCACGCATGGGCAAATTCAGCCGGAAGATGTCGAACTTGTATTGCAAGAAAAGCGACAAACGATTCGGCAAACTCAAATTCTCGACTTTTACCCTGCTACTGAAAAAATTTCAGATATAGGAGGATTAGATAATCTTAAAGACTGGTTGTTACGGCGGGGTGGAGCATTTACCGAACGCGCGAGAACTTATGGCTTACCGCACCCACGCGGCTTATTATTAGTGGGAATTCAAGGAACAGGAAAGTCGCTTACCGCCAAAGCGATCGCGCATCACTGGCATTTACCGCTGCTACGGTTAGACGTTGGACGTTTGTTTGGCGGCTTAGTCGGTGAATCGGAATCGCGCACGCGACAAATGATTCAAGTTGCAGAAGCCCTATCGCCCTGTATTTTGTGGATTGATGAAATTGATAAAGCGTTTGCAGGTATTGGTGGGAAAGGCGACGCTGGTACGACGAGCCGCGTATTTGGGACATTCATCACCTGGCTTGCGGAAAAAACATCGCCAGTGTTTGTTGTCGCTACCGCTAATGATATTCAATCGCTGCCACCCGAAATGCTCCGCAAAGGACGTTTTGATGAAATTTTCTTTGTCGGTTTACCAACTCAAGAAGAACGCAAAGCAATTTTTACCGTTCATTTATCGCGACTGCGCCCTCACAACATTAAAAATTACGACATCGAACGCTTAGCTTACGAAACACCCGACTTTTCTGGTGCAGAAATTGAGCAAACGCTGATCGAAGCAATGCATATTGGCTTTAGTCAAAACCGCGACTTTACAACAGACGATATTCTAGAAGCTGCTAGCCAAATTATTCCGCTAGCACGCACCGCGCAAGAACAAATTGAGTTTCTCCAAGAATGGGCGGCGGCGGGTAAAGCGCGTTTAGCATCAAAACACAGCACTTTGAGCAACCGGATTCAGCGACAGTTGCAATAA
- a CDS encoding DUF177 domain-containing protein — translation METIYIPQLLKAPEKTETIQVQEFLPDLETLTPVRGWLKVKHCGNYLEVSATAETIITLTCHRCLQQYNYRLVVDTSEIIWLDEAAEQTDILLVEREIAVEDLVETLPPRGFFEPNQWLYEQLCLELPQRQLCDAKCSGIQPESNENSTALIDKRWASLQALKKDL, via the coding sequence ATGGAAACTATTTATATTCCACAGCTACTGAAAGCGCCAGAGAAAACTGAGACAATCCAAGTTCAGGAGTTTTTGCCAGATTTAGAAACCCTGACACCCGTTCGGGGTTGGCTTAAAGTAAAGCATTGTGGCAACTACTTAGAAGTGTCTGCTACTGCTGAAACCATCATCACGCTAACGTGCCATCGCTGCTTGCAACAATACAACTATCGTTTAGTTGTTGATACTTCAGAAATTATCTGGTTAGACGAAGCTGCCGAACAAACAGATATACTTTTAGTCGAGCGAGAAATCGCCGTGGAAGACTTGGTAGAAACATTGCCACCCCGCGGTTTCTTCGAGCCTAATCAATGGCTTTACGAGCAGTTGTGTCTAGAACTGCCGCAAAGGCAATTATGCGACGCGAAATGCTCAGGAATTCAGCCGGAGAGTAATGAGAATTCAACAGCACTTATTGACAAACGCTGGGCTTCGCTGCAAGCTCTAAAGAAAGACCTTTAA
- a CDS encoding R3H domain-containing nucleic acid-binding protein yields MTEDTRMQRGRVWLEKLLQLMGVSPSVEAHLEATQIEGKKEPDNYWLTIDATKLTPEQIDILIGSEGSVLDAIQYLANATLNLNQSPTDQASYTVELNGYRVRRQAEVQAIAQAAAEQVRASGQEVEIKSLSSAERRQVHTFLKTFPDLETFSKGKEPHRHLVVRQLQ; encoded by the coding sequence ATGACCGAGGATACACGCATGCAGCGGGGTCGAGTGTGGCTGGAAAAGCTGCTTCAGCTGATGGGTGTGTCTCCGAGTGTGGAGGCTCACTTAGAAGCAACTCAAATCGAAGGTAAGAAAGAGCCAGACAACTATTGGTTGACGATTGATGCTACCAAACTCACTCCAGAACAGATAGACATTTTGATTGGCTCAGAAGGTAGCGTGCTGGATGCAATTCAATACTTGGCAAATGCGACGCTGAACTTGAATCAGTCACCAACTGACCAAGCGTCATACACGGTAGAGTTAAACGGTTATCGCGTACGTCGTCAAGCAGAAGTGCAAGCGATCGCCCAAGCAGCTGCTGAACAAGTCCGCGCTTCAGGGCAAGAAGTCGAAATCAAATCGCTATCATCAGCAGAGCGCCGTCAAGTTCATACCTTCTTAAAGACTTTTCCAGATTTAGAAACCTTTAGTAAAGGTAAGGAGCCACACCGACATTTAGTAGTGCGCCAGCTGCAATAA
- the yidC gene encoding membrane protein insertase YidC: MDFGIGFLSNNVMLPILDFFYGIVPSYGLAIVALTLVIRFALYPLSAGSIRNMRRTRITQPLMQKRVKEIQERHKDNPAKLQEEMSAVYKEFGNPLSGCLPVLLQMPVLFALFATLRGSPFSDVNYTVNLQILPQEQIERIQPKAFATSPQNIYIADGEHYRISAILPSGTSLAVGEKTKVEFQTVEGKPLQELVAQHPESNITPHWKITKGQERVQIDEAGNITALQPGDATIQGTIPGIAADKGFLFIDALGRVGAFDADGTIHWDIVAMVIGFGLSLYLNQVLSGQGASGNPQQDTVNKITPVIFSGMFLFFPLPAGVLMYMLIANIFQTLQTFIVSREPLPENLQKIVAASEKKESDAKGRETLPFEPGRSKKKASG, translated from the coding sequence ATGGATTTTGGTATCGGGTTTCTTTCTAACAACGTAATGCTGCCGATCCTAGATTTCTTCTACGGGATCGTGCCAAGCTATGGATTAGCGATCGTGGCGTTAACACTCGTCATTCGCTTTGCACTCTACCCTCTTAGTGCTGGCTCGATTCGTAATATGCGGCGCACGCGAATCACGCAGCCGCTCATGCAAAAGCGGGTAAAAGAAATTCAGGAGCGCCACAAAGACAATCCTGCCAAGTTGCAGGAAGAAATGAGTGCGGTATACAAAGAATTTGGTAATCCGCTGTCCGGGTGTTTACCCGTGCTGCTGCAAATGCCAGTATTATTTGCCTTATTCGCCACGTTACGCGGTTCGCCGTTTTCGGATGTCAACTATACTGTCAACCTGCAAATTCTGCCTCAGGAACAAATCGAACGGATTCAACCAAAAGCCTTTGCGACTTCACCGCAAAACATTTACATAGCAGATGGAGAGCATTACCGCATTAGTGCGATTCTTCCTAGCGGTACGAGTTTAGCTGTTGGTGAAAAAACAAAAGTTGAATTTCAAACTGTGGAAGGTAAGCCACTTCAAGAGTTGGTTGCTCAACATCCAGAGTCTAATATTACACCCCACTGGAAGATTACAAAAGGTCAAGAGCGGGTACAAATCGACGAAGCAGGCAATATAACAGCACTACAACCAGGCGATGCGACGATTCAAGGAACAATTCCAGGAATTGCTGCTGATAAGGGGTTTTTGTTCATCGACGCATTGGGTCGGGTAGGGGCTTTTGATGCTGATGGCACAATCCACTGGGACATTGTGGCGATGGTGATTGGCTTTGGTTTAAGCTTGTACCTCAACCAAGTGCTTTCTGGTCAAGGTGCCTCAGGTAATCCACAACAGGATACAGTTAACAAAATCACTCCGGTCATTTTTTCGGGGATGTTTTTGTTTTTCCCTCTACCTGCGGGAGTCTTGATGTATATGCTCATTGCAAACATCTTCCAAACGTTGCAGACGTTTATTGTTTCCCGCGAACCTCTGCCGGAAAACCTGCAAAAGATTGTAGCAGCATCTGAAAAAAAAGAATCAGACGCTAAAGGACGTGAAACACTTCCTTTTGAACCAGGACGTTCTAAGAAAAAAGCTTCAGGGTAA
- a CDS encoding PH domain-containing protein, whose product MGIREDVFFEGGPHIGDLIINLLIGLTIIGLPLTIGAIVRALWLRYRITNRRISVTGGWQGRDRTDVIYAEIVKIVKVPRGVGLWGDMVLTLRDGSRLELRAVPKFREIYDYINEQVAAKKVGAA is encoded by the coding sequence ATGGGCATTCGTGAGGACGTATTTTTTGAAGGCGGACCGCATATTGGAGATCTCATTATTAATCTACTTATTGGACTAACAATAATTGGTCTACCGTTGACCATTGGAGCGATTGTACGCGCCTTGTGGCTGCGCTATCGCATTACGAATCGTCGTATTTCAGTAACAGGAGGTTGGCAAGGACGCGATCGCACCGACGTGATCTATGCGGAAATAGTTAAAATTGTGAAAGTTCCTAGAGGTGTCGGCTTGTGGGGAGATATGGTACTGACGCTCAGAGATGGTAGTCGTTTGGAATTACGGGCAGTGCCCAAGTTTCGCGAAATTTACGACTATATCAACGAGCAAGTGGCTGCTAAGAAAGTAGGTGCAGCTTAG
- the rnpA gene encoding ribonuclease P protein component: MALRKANRLQSRHDFRAVFREGIRRSGSHITLRALQRKAQYSVNPASQDLQQSELAEVPTRFGISVSTKVSKRAVIRNRIKRQIRAACRNLLPRIAPGWLLVVIVHPSAVQAQCDYDQFLQELEQLLTEAEVIDGHS, from the coding sequence GTGGCTTTACGTAAAGCAAATCGACTGCAAAGTCGGCATGATTTTCGAGCAGTATTTCGAGAAGGAATCCGCCGTAGCGGTTCGCACATAACGTTGAGAGCCTTACAGCGGAAAGCCCAGTATAGCGTAAACCCGGCTAGTCAAGATCTGCAACAATCTGAGTTAGCAGAAGTCCCAACGCGTTTTGGAATTTCAGTAAGCACAAAAGTTAGTAAACGCGCTGTGATTCGCAATCGAATCAAGCGTCAGATTCGAGCAGCTTGCCGTAATTTATTGCCGCGCATCGCGCCCGGATGGTTACTGGTGGTAATTGTACATCCGTCAGCGGTACAAGCTCAGTGCGATTACGATCAATTTCTGCAAGAATTAGAGCAGTTGTTGACCGAAGCTGAGGTGATAGATGGGCATTCGTGA
- the rpmH gene encoding 50S ribosomal protein L34: MMKRTLEGTNRKRKRTSGFRARMRTPDGQNVIKARRKKGRHRLAV; encoded by the coding sequence ATTATGAAGCGCACTTTAGAAGGGACAAACCGCAAGCGAAAAAGAACCTCTGGCTTCCGTGCTCGGATGCGGACTCCAGATGGACAAAATGTTATAAAAGCCCGTAGAAAAAAAGGACGTCATCGGTTAGCGGTTTAG